A genomic region of Cryptococcus neoformans var. grubii H99 chromosome 13, complete sequence contains the following coding sequences:
- a CDS encoding chitin synthase produces the protein MPNISRKPPPRFYSPSHSPSPSLYAPIQSPPAPSYDYHANPRTLNPFSDAREVGGYAQLQGEDQMTGAPLYQPPYAPQLLVAQPTPVSSRLPFFEAALARARGIQTPSLPEAPTPAYAQPLPSYLPPPDPNHPDLSVGLTQANTVRYAINPRSQLKEGSRSPSPFMDDSFVYNDAAHLYNVEPDVEKALLGSGLGYESEKRVESSMGFNDNDGDLSVPQSFGGRPPSWEPSGILDEKGEMSTTKHFGPAPAGRVGRRAHNAAGYRRIKQSATLDENGFFAIEMNIPTRLAQFLPIKGVEEQKTTRYTAITTDPDDVPAAGFRLRQNMTSPPRQTELFIVITMYNENAELFCRTLYGVMKNIAHLCGRKNSRVWGKDGWQKVVVCIVADGRKAVNPRVLDCLAALGVYQEGAMTNTVKDRPVTAHVFEYTTSFALDGDLHFKYPDKGIVPCQIIFCMKEKNAKKINSHRWFFNAFAPLLSPNVCILLDVGTQPAPKSIYHLWKAFDVNSNVGGACGEIATFKGKTWRSLLNPLVAAQAFEYKMSNILDKPLESLFGYCTVLPGAFSAYRWIALQNNGDGRTGPLASYFAGEQLNTGKADTFTGNITWQKIESCVSKSAKPKANWVLKFVKAAVGETDCPDTIPEFIAQRRRWLNGSFFAAVYALMHTNQIWRSDHSFARKSALMLESVYNFLNLIFSWFALANFYIFFVILTSALEGSAFNVPHIDVLNTIARYGYLGALVGCFIFAMGNRPQGSPWKYKAAIYFFALLTTYMLVAAVLCTVQAIKNINSPIFAKMVVSLISTYGIYVISSFLALDPWHIFTCFIQYVLFSPITDLLLLKLISMFHDLSWGTKGSDATQASDLGAVSGVGKHVEVELVTAQQDIDIAYQDALDNIRLRGSKVDSAESEPKKEQSEQAQKDTYANFRTNVSIAIMLVQKKRDDAKS, from the exons ATGCCAAACATATCACGCAAACCTCCTCCGCGCTTCTACTCTCCTTCTCACTCCCCTTCGCCTTCACTTTATGCTCCCATACAATCACCCCCGGCCCCCTCTTATGACTACCACGCCAACCCCAGGACGTTGAATCCATTCTCCGACGCACGTGAAGTCGGTGGATATGCTCAACTCCAAGGGGAAGATCAAATGACTGGCGCACCTTTATACCAGCCTCCGTATGCTCCTCAACTACTCGTTGCTCAACCAACTCCTGTTTCTTCCCGCCTCCCGTTTTTCGAAGCTGCGCTTGCCCGCGCGCGCGGTATCCAAACGCCCAGCTTACCAGAAGCCCCGACTCCAGCTTATGCCCAACCTTTACCTTCCTACCTCCCGCCTCCCGACCCCAATCACCCTGATCTATCTGTTGGTTTGACTCAGGCCAATACAGTTCGCTACGCCATCAATCCAAGATCTCAGTTGAAGGAAGGATCCCGTTCGCCTTCACCGTTCATGGATGACAGTTTCGTTTACAATGATGCTGCTCACCTCTATAACGTTGAGCCGGACGTCGAAAAAGCTTTGCTCGGAAGTGGACTGGGTTATGAATCGGAGAAGCGTGTCGAATCTTCGATGGGCTTCAATGACAATGATGGCGACCTCTCAGTCCCTCAGTCGTTTGGTGGCCGACCTCCTTCATGGGAGCCGAGCGGCATATTGGATgaaaaaggggaaatgTCGACTACAAAGCATTTTGGGCCTGCACCTGCGGGTCGAGTCGGTCGGCGAGCGCACAACGCTGCAGGGTACCGCAGGATCAAACAATCAGCGACCCTCGATGAGAATGGTTTCTTTGCTATCGAGATGAACATCCCCACCCGACTGGCGCAATTTCTACCCATCAAGGGAGTTGAAGAGCAAAAGACTACAAG GTATACTGCGATTACCACCGACCCAGATGATGTCCCAGCAGCTGGCTTCCGTCTTCGCCAGAACATGACTTCTCCGCCCCGACAGACTGAACTTTTTATCGTGATCACTATGTACAATGAGAACGCCGAGCTCTTTTGTCGAACACTTTATGGTGTCATGAAGAATATAGCCCACCTATGTGGGCGTAAGAACTCAAGGGTCTGGGGCAAGGATGGTTGGCAAAAG GTTGTCGTTTGCATTGTCGCGGACGGACGTAAGGCGGTTAACCCCCGCGTCCTCGATTGTTTAGCAGCTCTTGGAGTTTACCAAGAAG GCGCAATGACGAACACAGTAAAGGATCGACCGGTCACAGCGCATGTTTTCGAATACACGACCAGCTTTGCTCTTGACGGTGATTTACACTTCAAATATCCAGACAAAGGCATTGTCCCCTGCCAGATTATCTTCTGcatgaaagagaaaaat GCCAAAAAGATCAACTCCCATCGATGGTTTTTCAACGCCTTCGCGCCCTTGCTATCA CCAAATGTCTgcattcttcttgatgtGGGAACCCAGCCAGCTCCGAAATCCATCTATCATCTTTGGAAAGCATTTGATGTCAATTCTAATGTTGGTGGTGCCTGTGGAGAAATTGCGACCTTCAAGGGCAAAACTTGGAGGAGTTTATTGAACCCCCTTG TCGCGGCCCAAGCCTTTGAGTACAAGAT GTCCAACATCCTCGACAAACCTTTGGAGAGTCTCTTCGGATACTGCACTGTGTTGCCTGGTGCCTTCTCGGCTTACAGG TGGATCGCTTTGCAAAACaatggggatgggagaaCGGGACCTTTGGCGAGTTATTTTGCTGGTGAACAGCTCAATACTGGAAAGGCAGACACATTCACTGGTAATAT TACCTGGCAGAAGATAGAATCCTGTGTTTCGAAATC GGCCAAACCCAAGGCCAACTGGGTGCTGAAATTCGTTAAGGCTGCTGTTGGAGAAACAGATTGCCCTGATACCATCCCAGAGTTTATTgctcaaagaagaag ATGGCTTAACGGTTCCTTCTTTGCAGCT GTCTATGCGTTGATGCACACGAACCAAATTTGGCGATCCGACCATTCGTTCGCGAGAAAGTCAGCCCTGATGTTGGAATCAGTGTACAACTTTCTGAACCTGATATTCTCGTGGTTCGCTTTGGCAAACTTTTACATTTTCTTT gTCATCCTTACGAGCGCTTTGGAGGGCAGCGCTTTCAATGTCCCTCATATCGATGTGCTCAATACTATTGCACGA TATGGTTACCTTGGTGCTTTGGTTGGTTGTTTCATCTTCGCAATGGGAAACAGGCCACAAGG TTCGCCTTGGAAGTATAAAGCAGCAATCTACTTTTTCGCCCTTTTGACTACCTA TATGCTGGTCGCAGCAGTGCTTTGTACGGTACAGGCAATCAAAAATATAAACAGCCCAATTTTTGCCAAGATGGTAGTATCACTCATATCAACCTATGGTATTTATGTGATTTCCAGTTTCTTGGCCCTTGACCCTTG GCACATCTTTACTTGCTTTATTCAATATGTTCTCTTCTCACCTA TTACTGATCTACTTCTCCTGAAGCTTATATCAATGTT TCACGACTTGTCATGGGGTACAAAAGGCTCTGATGCAACCCAGGCGTCGGATTTGGGTGCTGTTTCCGGAGTGGGAAAGCACGTCGAAGTGGAACTTGTAACTGCCCAGCAAGACATTGATATTGCCTATCAGGATGCTTTGGACAATATTAGATTAAGAGGATCAAAAGTTGACTCTGCTGAATCTGAGCCCAAAAAGGAGCAATCTGAACAAGCCCAGAAGGATACTTAT GCCAACTTTCGTACCAATGTAAGCATTGCCATCATGCTAGtacaaaagaaaagggatgACGCCAAATCATAA
- a CDS encoding adenosine kinase, whose protein sequence is MSAPAPLIVCIGNPLLDITVGPAEGPAYLARYALKPNDAILAEDSHMPIYDDIVTNANVSYVAGGAAQNAARAASYVHPAKSVAYIGSVGDDDLKNTLQKANEAEGVVSAYQIQPAPAKTGACAVILSGHNRSLCTTLRAAEQFTPSHLAQPEIAALIDGAKYFYIEGYFLTHGIESALEVAKNASSKGKVVALNLSAPFIPQFFKVQLEELLPHVDILIGNESEAAAYATATGMADAPLTEVATALASLPKSNTSRPRLIVITQGADSTLVASSSPSTSPGNVKTSDPNPKTYPVSKLADEQIVDTNGAGDMFAGGFLGILALGKDLDEAIEVGHKLGQMCVGQNGPKLVYPRVNVL, encoded by the exons ATGtccgcccccgcccccctCATCGTCTGCATCGGCAACCCCCTG CTCGACATCACCGTCGGCCCCGCCGAGGGCCCCGCCTACCTCGCCCGCTACGCCCTCAAGCCCAACGACGCCATCCTCGCCGAGGACTCCCACATGCCCAT CTACGACGACATCGTCACCAACGCCAACGTCTCCTACGTCGCCGGCGGTGCCGCCCAGAACGCCGCCCGTGCCGCCTCT TACGTCCACCCCGCCAAGTCTGTCGCCTACATCGGCTCCGTCGGCGACGACGACCTCAAAAACACCCTCCAAAAGGCCAACGAAGCCGAGGGCGTCGTCTCTGCCTACCAGATCCAGCCTGCCCCCGCCAAGACGGGCGCCTGCGCCGTCATTCTTTCCGGCCACAACCGTTCCCTCTGCACCACCCTCCGTGCCGCCGAGCAGTTCACCCCGTCCCACCTCGCCCAGCCCGAGATCGCCGCGCTCATCGACGGCGCCAAGTACTTTTACATCGAAGGCTACTTTCTCACCCACGGCATCGAGAGTGCGCTCGAAGTCGCCAAGAACGCCTCCTCCAAGGGCAAGGTCGTCGCCCTCAACCTGTCTGCCCCCTTTATACCCCAGTTCTTCAAGGTTCAGCTTGAAGAGCTCTTGCCCCATGTTGACATTTTGATCGGTAACGAGAGCGAAGCCGCTGCCTATGCTACCGCCACCGGCATGGCC GACGCCCCCTTGACCGAGGTCGCCACCGCCCTCGCCTCGCTCCCCAAATCCAACACCTCCCGACCCCgtctcatcgtcatcaccCAAGGCGCCGACTCCACCCTCgtcgcctcttcctccccctccacTTCCCCCGGCAACGTCAAAACCTCTGACCCCAACCCCAAGACGTACCCCGTCTCCAAGCTCGCGGACGAGCAGATTGTCGACACCAACGGCGCCGGCGACATGTTTGCCGGTGGGTTCTTGGGTATCTTGGCGCTCGGTAAGGATTTGGATGAGGCCATCGAGGTCGGGCACAAGCTTGGTCAGATGTGTGTCGGCCAGAACGGGCCCAAGCTTGTTTACCCCCGTGTAAATGTCCTCTAA
- a CDS encoding CAMK/CAMKL protein kinase, translating to MVPPARAHMYNTTNTKQAQLSSAYHELANELGTENISVVGNYTLGRVIGQGTYGSVHLATHRLTGTRTAIKKVPKSFTPHLTRELHHHRRLHHPHIVHLHEIIATESHIWLVTELCSGGELFDYLVERGRILEGEARRLFGELTLAVGWMHMHGVVHRDLKLENVLLDGELRIKLGDLGFAREWQKGRLMDTYCGTTGYASPEMLACQKYLGVETDIWSLGIILYTLLCGGLPFDDDDERVMKDLIQKGEYEEPDWLSQEARDLIRGMLQHDPSKRLSIREILTHPWFKMTIVDKVYPNGDVPSIPPSPNATSPTAAGDDFFAESALKQQQPQQQQHSRLTPHVAGPSPLSTHLPTTPRQDSGSSETENGDSRDRHAHNMPRLNSAEFSTTEKELEQLHPSSTSRPTAAAATGGSGSGSGAISPRSVSSPSMRGKTLRTLPEDQVDVDNSDAPPALPLIDEHHHLPVALHSRTPSRTKRRSVSSTLSLERRLSHHSSYGSYITFPPEDYLSKLDPSLLPTITSVPDTSSVSTSTSAARSFTTPSETRLLRQLDDLGLDVGQLKHSVETDACDASAGLWWLLRQKQEERGETDEVVVRREKEVLRREEKVAEYAREERRKARDAEREREREKSNKMGILGIRPGKLGSAEKSSEGLRFKEEQAASSPSIHAIPSYTSVIDLGPPVLPVEPDSSRDALTEEAGGDGREGMKRGTVVEMKSWGKPVESPEGGVIIPRALGDKRESGGDIELATFSQSSLDPTSGTAAASGGGGGGGGGPKTPKKEDGRDRSPRSSHSRDRDRNTGNNNPATAATPMSNANSSTGAGAPTVAKSQGSNANTNPNTNTNGSANTNASRLKAKSPSMNMLQRATSVLGGVGKKGDDKDKDKDKDKDKDKDKNGNGEELAASVDSGTGGGASTAGKRGGSSSPNKLRKPVPAGMKGLTSTLSKSSESESEGVFTAGLGAGPGGGSVSVSGGGYSPAVSASGSKTVTPGSSPQRKGSTPQATPRGGLRDAKDTGERASGGSASGNGNGNDNDSGNGKGKGGKKDSLWTTFRHLFYEDRRRRKRQSVTPSSPSAPLLAPSDIKLPAGAVVLSRGANSRTSQFKRPNIGYAASTGSRRTSLDGNRPVYSRRSSSVHTNSRRSSVGSLHFQDHQAMISDLSRRTSQRSHGSQTPTSDREYFDYASASAAAAPISRPGSSHSIRGGGVGGGSRRSSFSVRSPSLNPETPSVSAGAGAAAGAGVPTSTRFKSSVPPASPLLGYRRRPAGGNDSSRVRHIKVIPESQIMRSSSVASSIRSNASSRASSMDRERDRDRESEYGSGRDDVSLRSGKRQKKRNGSQRSLAQQIHRTRSPLALSLENTYSSSNSVANVGLGIGGASRNPKKPLRDVFQKKGKRKDGDDEWVSEDEDEFACGLGQGRGVARRFSNANVNANGTVWMNANAKSNPARSAAAFPTSKLVSQSTPQGGGSRRRERGRRSSLEEERGRPQEGKGKVKGETVAQGLMGMESLSGRSRRNLPDRSTAPGIIEEEEEDEE from the exons ATGGTCCCCCCAGCCAGGGCGCACATGTACAACACCACAAACACCAAGCAGGCCCAG CTCTCGTCCGCATACCATGAACTCGCCAACGAACTCGGCACGGAAAACATAAGCGTAGTCGGCAACTACACCCTCGGCAGGGTCATCGGCCAAG GCACCTATGGCTCAGTCCATCTCGCCACCCACAGGCTCACCGGCACCCGCACAGCCATCAAAAAAGTCCCCAAATCCTTCACCCCCCACCTCACCCGCGagctccaccaccaccgccgcctccaccacccccacatcgtccatctccacGAGATCATCGCCACAGAGTCCCATATATGGCTCGTCACTGAACTCTGCAGCGGTGGCGAATTGTTCGATTACCTCGTCGAAAGGGGCAGGATTCTGGAAGGCGAGGCAAGGAGGCTGTTTGGCGAACTGACCCTGGCCGTGGGCTGGATGCATATGCATGGCGTCGTTCATAGGGATCTGAAACTGGAGAATGTCTTGCTCGATGGCGAGCTGCGGATCAAGCTCGGTGATCTCGGGTTTGCGAGGGAATGGCAAAAGGGGAGATT AATGGACACGTATTGCGGTACGACCG GCTACGCAAGTCCTGAAATGCTTGCATGCCAGAAATACCTCGGCGTAGAAACTGACATTTGGTCGCTGGGCATCATTCTCTATACCCTTTTATGTGGAGGTCTTCCCTttgacgacgacgatgagcgGGTCATGAAAGACTTGATCCAAAAAGGCGAATACGAAGAGCCCGATTGGTTAAGCCAAG AGGCACGCGATTTGATCCGTGGTATGCTGCAGCACGACCCATCCAAACGGCTCTCCATCCGTGAAATCCTCACACATCCATGGTTCAAAATGACGATTGTCGATAAAGTGTATCCCAACGGAGACGTGCCCTCCATCCCACCTTCGCCAAACGCTACGAGTCCTACTGCCGCAGGCGACGATTTCTTTGCCGAATCGGCTTTgaaacagcagcagccacaacaacaacaacactCGAGGTTGACGCCACACGTTGCAGGACCGTCCCCGCTTTCGACCCATCTCCCCACCACCCCACGACAGGATTCCGGGTCATCCGAAACTGAAAACGGGGATAGTAGGGATCGCCATGCTCACAACATGCCAAGGCTCAACAGTGCCGAATTCAGTACCACCGAGAAAGAGCTCGAACAACTCCacccctcttccacctctcgccccaccgccgccgccgccaccgGCGGCTCTGGCTCTGGATCCGGCGCCATATCCCCGCGATCCGTCTCCAGCCCATCCATGCGCGGTAAAACCCTCCGAACCCTCCCAGAAGACCAAGTCGACGTTGACAACAGCGATGCACCCCCCGCCCTCCCGCTCATCGACGAACATCACCACCTACCCGTCGCCCTTCATTCCCGAACACCATCCCGTACAAAACGCCGCTCCGTCTCGTCCACCCTCTCGCTCGAACGCCGATTATCCCACCATTCGTCGTACGGCTCGTACATTACGTTTCCGCCTGAAGATTATCTCTCCAAACTCGAtccatccctcctccccaccaTCACCTCTGTTCCCGACacctcctccgtctccacctccacctctgcCGCACGGTCATTCACCACGCCATCCGAAACccgcctcctccgccaACTCGACGACCTAGGCCTCGACGTCGGTCAACTGAAACATAGCGTCGAGACCGACGCGTGCGACGCTTCAGCCGGGTTGTGGTGGTTGTTGAGACAAaagcaggaagagaggggGGAGACGGatgaggtggtggtgaggcgggagaaggaggtgttgcggagggaggagaaggtggcAGAGTATgcgagggaggagaggcgGAAAGCGAGAGACgcggagagggagagggagagggaaaagtCGAATAAAATGGGTATCCTAGGCATCAGACCAGGTAAACTAGGTTCCGCCGAGAAATCGTCCGAAGGACTGAGGttcaaagaagaacaagcgGCGTCGTCGCCGTCGATACATGCTATACCTAGTTATACCAGCGTGATCGACCTCGGTCCGCCCGTGTTGCCCGTGGAGCCGGATAGTAGTCGTGATGCGCTGACAGAAGAAGCGGGAGGGGATGGACGGGAAGGGATGAAGCGGGGTAcagtggtggagatgaagagttgGGGAAAACCTGTTGAATCGCCAGAGGGTGGGGTGATCATCCCCCGGGCGTTGGGTGATAAGCGAGAGTCGGGCGGGGATATCGAGTTGGCAACGTTTAGTCAATCTTCTCTTGATCCAACTTCTGGCACTGCCGCCGctagtggtggtggtggtggtggtggtggtggaccCAAAACgccaaagaaggaagatggacgaGATCGATCACCTAGATCTTCACATTCTCGAGATCGGGATCGGAATACAGGTAACAACAACCCTGCCACTGCCGCTACACCCATGTCGAATGCAAACTCGTCCACTGGCGCTGGCGCTCCTACCGTTGCCAAATCTCAAGGTTCAAACGCCAACACCAACCCCAACACCAACACCAACGGCAGCGCCAACACCAATGCATCTCGGTTGAAAGCGAAATCGCCATCGATGAATATGCTTCAGCGAGCTACTTCTGTTCTCGGTGGCGTTGGAAAAAAGGGAGACGATAAAGATAAAGATAAAGATAAAGATAAAGATAAAGACAAGGATaagaatgggaatggggaAGAGCTGGCGGCGAGCGTTGATAGTGGGACCGGCGGGGGAGCGAGTACGGCCGGCAAGCGGGGAGGATCGAGTTCACCCAACAAGTTGAGAAAACCCGTGCCGGCTGGGATGAAGGGGCTGACGTCGACTCTTTCAAAGAGTAGTGAGAGTGAGAGCGAGGGGGTGTTTACCGCGGGGCTTGGAGCTGGGCCAGGCGGGGGATCCGTATCAGTATCAGGCGGAGGATATTCACCGGCAGTGTCGGCGTCGGGATCAAAGACTGTGACGCCCGGGTCGTCACCCCAGCGGAAAGGGTCGACGCCGCAAGCGACGCCTCGAGGAGGGTTGCGAGATGCCAAGGATACGGGGGAGCGTGCAAGTGGGGGGAGTGCAAGTGGGAATGGCAACGGGAATGACAACGATagtggaaatggaaagggcaaaggaggaaagaaggatagTCTTTGGACGACGTTTCGGCATTTGTTTTACGAAGATCGAAGACGCCGAAAACGACAGAGTGTCACCCcgtcctctccttcagctCCATTGTTAGCACCTTCCGACATCAAACTCCCCGCTGGGGCCGTCGTCCTCAGCCGCGGGGCAAACAGCCGTACCTCCCAGTTCAAACGTCCCAACATTGGGTACGCAGCGTCCACAGGATCAAGACGCACGTCTCTCGATGGTAACCGGCCCGTATACTCTCGCCGATCGAGTAGCGTGCACACGAATTCGAGGAGGAGTTCAGTGGGCAGTCTGCATTTCCAGGATCATCAGGCGATGATTAGTGATCTCAGTCGGCGGACGAGTCAGCGGAGTCATGGGAGCCAGACACCGACGTCTGATAGGGAGTATTTTGATTACGCTTCAGCAtcggcggcggcggcacCCATCTCGCGCCCGGGTTCATCACATTCGAttcgaggaggaggagtagGCGGTGGGAGTCGACGTTCATCGTTTTCAGTTCGATCACCATCTCTTAATCCTGAAACGCCGTCTGTATCTGCAGGTGCGGGTGCAGCTGCAGGCGCAGGGGTACCCACATCGACCAGGTTCAAGTCATCTGTACCGCCCGCATCGCCATTGTTGGGTTATCGCCGTCGCCCAGCAGGGGGGAACGATTCTTCTCGTGTAAGGCATATCAAGGTCATTCCCGAATCACAAATCATGCGTTCATCCTCTGTCGCGTCGTCTATCCGGTCCAACGCTTCCAGCCGTGCTTCCTCTATGGACAGGGAGAGAGACAGAGATAGGGAGAGTGAGTATGGAAGTGGGAGGGATGATGTCTCCTTGAGATCAGGcaagaggcagaagaagaggaatgggAGTCAGAGATCGTTGGCTCAGCAGATTCATCGGACCCGCTCGCCTTTGGCGCTCAGCCTTGAAAACACATACTCGTCGTCAAACTCCGTGGCCAATGTCGGGCTGGGTATCGGCGGAGCAAGTCGAAACCCGAAGAAACCTTTGCGGGACGTATTCCAAAAGAAGGGTAAGCGCAAAGACGGCGATGATGAGTGGGTGtcggaggatgaagatgaatttGCTTGTGGGCTTGGCCAAGGAAGGGGCGTCGCAAGACGTTTTTCGAATGCGAATGTGAATGCGAACGGGACAGTGTGGATGAATGCCAACGCAAAGTCAAACCCCGCTCGCAGTGCAGCAGCGTTCCCGACCTCCAAGTTGGTATCCCAGTCTACACCCCAGGGCGGAGGTTCAAGGCGGCGTGAACGTGGTCGAAGGTCAagtttggaggaggaaagagggaggccacaggaaggaaaggggaaaGTGAAAGGGGAAACAGTAGCCCAGGGTTtgatggggatggagagTTTGAGTGGGCGAAGTAGAAGAAATTTGCCTGATAGGTCCACAGCGCCGGGGATTatagaagaggaagaggaagatgaagaatga
- a CDS encoding cytoplasmic protein, translating to MDNKELEIPVEHSTAFGQLVTGPPGAGKSTYCHGLHQFLTAIGRPVHIINLDPAVPNPPYPCSINITELITLESVMDEYNLGPNGAMLYCIEFLEANFDWLVERLDEILAEEGGNGYVVFDTPGQAELWTNHDSLKIVIEKLVKMDYRLAAVHLSDAHYITDASKFISVVLLALRAMLQMEMPHLNVLSKIDLISTYGELPFDLSYYTEVQDLSYLLGNLDSDPRTAKYRKLNKALVELVEGFSLVGFQTLAVEDKESMLNIVRLVDKMTGYIFIPSGDLEGTNTINTQALFGSAMSSAKLTGRAGGDVRDVQERWMDNKEAWDEWEKEEWKREAEIRAQLSSGIPEGMNGGESAEGTGI from the exons ATGGATAACAAAGAACTCGAAATACCGGTGGAACACTCCACAGCTTTCGGTCAACTCGTGACCGGCCCCCCCGGAGCGGGTAAATCGACTTATTGTCATGGCTTACATCAG TTTCTTACAGCCATCGGTAGACCAGTGCATATCATCAACCTCGACCCCGCAGTCCCAAACCCTCCGTATCCATGCTCTATAAACATCACCGAACTCATCACTCTCGAAAGCGTCATGGATGAGTACAATCTAGGACCGAACGGGGCGATGCTCTATTGTATCGAGTTTTTGGAGGCTAATTTTGACTGGCTAGTGGAGAGGCTGGATGAGATCTTGGctgaagagggagggaatGGATATGTGGTGTTTGATACACCGGGTCAAGCAGAATTATGGACGAACCATGATAGTTTAAAGATTGTGATCGAGAAGTTGGTCAAGATGGACTATAGA CTAGCGGCTGTGCATCTCAGCGATGCGCACTACATAACGGATGCCTCAAAATTTATCTCTGTAGTTTTGCTAGCTCTTCGGGCGATGCTGCAAATGGAAATGCCGCATTTGAATGTGCTCAGCAAAATAGATTTGATATCAACTTATGGAGAACTTC CGTTCGACTTGAGCTATTACACAGAAGTCCAAGATCTGTCATACTTATTGGGCAATCTGGATTCAGACCCTCGGACAGCAAAGTACCGCAAGTTAAATAAAGCGTTGGTAGAGCTTGTAGAAGGCTTTTCATTAGTCGGGTTTCAGACCCTCGCTGTTGAG GACAAAGAATCAATGCTTAATATCGTTCGTCTTGTCGATAAAATGACGGGCTACATATTTATTCCGTCTGGCGACCTCGAAGGAACCAACACCATCAATACCCAAGCTCTGTTTGGCAGTGCTATGTCGTCGGCCAAGCTCACAGGAAGAGCAGGCGGGGACGTGAGAGATGTCcaggagagatggatggataacaaggaggcttgggatgaatgggagaaggaagaatggaagagagaagcGGAGATAAGAGCCCAATTAAGCTCTGGAATACCAGAAGGAATGAATGGCGGTGAAAGTGCGGAAGGCACAGGCATATGA